CTTCTAATTCAAGTGGTGCAACGGCATGATCAAATGCCGCAAGTAACGATGTTTTTAATTCACTCATTAAGCAATTTGCTGTGCGTTATTTGAATCTTTGCGCAACAACCCCTGTTTTTTTAAGTGAACAAGCAATAATGAAATCGCCGCTGGCGTAATGCCAGAGATACGCGTCGCTTTACCTATGGTTTCAGGCCGCGTGTCGGTTAACTTGGCCACAACCTCATTAGATAAACCAGAAATAGTACTGTAATCAAAATCCATGGGAAGCAGGGTATTTTCATGACGAAGACTTTTTGCAATTTCGTCTTTTTGACGCTCAATGTAGCCTGCGTATTTTATTTGGATCTCAACCTGTTCGGCCGCTTGTGGATTTTCAATTGCAGGCCCCAAGCCTTCAATTTTCATCAACTTGGCATAGGTCATTTCGGGTCGACGGATCAGATCTACGAGGGAATGTTCGCGACTAACTGGATTTTTCAACAGCGGATTAAGCTCACTCGTAGCCGGATGATTCGGATGGATCCAAGTGGATTTTAAGCGTTGTTTTTCCAGCTCAATCGCTTCCATTTTCAGATTAAACGCCGCCCAGCGGTTATCATCTACTAAGCCAATTTCACGGCCCTTGGCGGTCAAACGTACATCGGCATTGTCTTCACGAAGCAATAAGCGATATTCAGCACGACTGGTAAACATGCGGTAGGGTTCTTTGGTACCCATGGTAGCTAAATCATCAATTAATACACCAGCATAAGCTTCGTCACGTCGTAAAATTAACGGATCTTTTTGCAATACTTGTAAGGCAGCATTTGCTCCTGCCAATAAACCTTGTGCTCCGGCTTCTTCATAGCCTGTCGTGCCGTTAATTTGTCCAGCAAAGAACAAGCCTTGGATAAATTTGGTTTCAAGGCTTTGCTTTAAATCTCGCGGATCAAAAAAGTCATATTCGATGGCATAACCCGGGCGAATAATATGCGCGTTCTCAAAACCTTTAATTGAGCGGACCAAATCAAATTGCACGTCAAATGGCAGACTGGTAGAGATCCCATTTGGATAAATCTCTATGCTGTTTAGTCCTTCAGGCTCAACAAATATTTGATGTGAATTTTTGTCTGCAAAACGATTAATTTTATCTTCGATGGAAGGACAATAACGCGGCCCAATGCCTTCAATTACGCCCGTATACATCGGTGAACGATCAAGGCCTGATCGAATGATTTCATGGGTACGCTCATTGGTGTGGGTGATGTAACAAGAAATCTGACGAGGATGATCTTCTACTTTGCCCATGAATGACACCACCGGTAAAGGTGAATCACCGGGTTGTTCTTGCATTAAATCATAATTTAGCGAGCGAGAATCTAACCGTGCTGGCGTACCTGTTTTGAGTCGATCAACTCTAAATGGTAAAGCACGTAAGCGCTCTGCTAAAGCGATTGAAGGAGGATCACCGGCCCGACCGCCCTTATAATTTTGCATGCCAATGTGAATAGTACCGCCTAAAAATGTGCCTACGGTAAGTACCACAGTTTTAGCTTTAAATTTCAATCCCATTTGGGTAACAACACCGCTGACTCGATCATTTTCAACGATCAGATCATCACAAGATTGCTGAAAGATCGTTAAATTCGGCTGATTTTCTATCATTGAGCGGATCGCAATTCGATACAGCGATCGATCAGCTTGAGCACGTGTTGCTCTTACCGCAGGGCCTTTGCTGGAATTAAGGGTTCTAAATTGTATGCCAGCTTTGTCTGTGGCTAGTGCCATAGCACCACCTAAGGCATCAATTTCTTTTACCAAATGGCCCTTGCCGATCCCACCGATCGCAGGGTTGCATGACATTTGACCAAGGGTTTCGATGTTGTGGGTCAACAACAGCGTGTTAACTCCCATGCGTGCAGAAGCTAATGCAGCTTCAGTACCTGCATGCCCGCCGCCTACAACGATCACATCAAATTCTTGTTGGTAAAACATATACGCCTCTGGCTTTAAAATTGAATATTTTTAAACCCGCTGATCAACAGGATCGACCACAGTTTAAAAAAGGGCGCGTATTTTATCCTTTTTTTAAGCAAATATAAATGTTTAAAATTCCTTCAAGCTAAGATATTTAAAGGTTTTAAATATCTA
Above is a window of Aliiglaciecola sp. LCG003 DNA encoding:
- the mnmG gene encoding tRNA uridine-5-carboxymethylaminomethyl(34) synthesis enzyme MnmG; its protein translation is MFYQQEFDVIVVGGGHAGTEAALASARMGVNTLLLTHNIETLGQMSCNPAIGGIGKGHLVKEIDALGGAMALATDKAGIQFRTLNSSKGPAVRATRAQADRSLYRIAIRSMIENQPNLTIFQQSCDDLIVENDRVSGVVTQMGLKFKAKTVVLTVGTFLGGTIHIGMQNYKGGRAGDPPSIALAERLRALPFRVDRLKTGTPARLDSRSLNYDLMQEQPGDSPLPVVSFMGKVEDHPRQISCYITHTNERTHEIIRSGLDRSPMYTGVIEGIGPRYCPSIEDKINRFADKNSHQIFVEPEGLNSIEIYPNGISTSLPFDVQFDLVRSIKGFENAHIIRPGYAIEYDFFDPRDLKQSLETKFIQGLFFAGQINGTTGYEEAGAQGLLAGANAALQVLQKDPLILRRDEAYAGVLIDDLATMGTKEPYRMFTSRAEYRLLLREDNADVRLTAKGREIGLVDDNRWAAFNLKMEAIELEKQRLKSTWIHPNHPATSELNPLLKNPVSREHSLVDLIRRPEMTYAKLMKIEGLGPAIENPQAAEQVEIQIKYAGYIERQKDEIAKSLRHENTLLPMDFDYSTISGLSNEVVAKLTDTRPETIGKATRISGITPAAISLLLVHLKKQGLLRKDSNNAQQIA